One region of Flavobacterium sp. KACC 22763 genomic DNA includes:
- a CDS encoding serine hydrolase domain-containing protein — MQMIFLKKTKIPQLLFSILVLSSCGQNKTTATDTTQTVEDTLPKMKPLGAEPKVSQAYKNTVVGRINHFYNKNWPNNTMNGSFLVAKNGQILFERYNGFANKNEGTEITPDTPVQIASVSKVLTATAVLKLVNAGKIDLDQKVNTILKTFPYEECTIRMLLDHRTGMRNYAYFTDRDKSIWDRHNQLTNKDILDILATKDIGLESRTGTRFSYCNTNYAMLALIIEKITGLSYKEAMSQMIFKPLGMTHTYVFDDDKDRKKIVPSYKGNGVEIGFDYLDNVYGDKNVFSTARDLLKFDRARQSPDFLKPELLKQVYTGYSNERKGTKNYGLGIRMINWETGQNFYFHNGWWHGNTSSYITLMKEGVTIIALSNKMTRNTYAVRKLAPVFGDYPFNFKDEE; from the coding sequence ATGCAAATGATTTTCCTTAAAAAGACAAAGATACCACAATTACTTTTTTCAATACTTGTTTTAAGCTCTTGTGGTCAAAACAAAACAACAGCAACAGATACAACTCAGACAGTCGAAGATACCTTACCTAAAATGAAGCCGTTAGGAGCTGAACCGAAAGTTTCACAGGCTTATAAAAACACGGTTGTCGGCAGAATAAATCACTTTTATAACAAAAATTGGCCAAACAATACCATGAATGGAAGCTTCTTAGTGGCCAAAAATGGACAGATTTTATTTGAAAGATATAACGGTTTTGCCAATAAAAATGAAGGAACCGAAATAACTCCTGACACTCCTGTGCAAATTGCTTCTGTGAGCAAGGTACTAACTGCAACAGCGGTTTTAAAATTGGTGAATGCAGGAAAAATTGACCTCGATCAGAAAGTAAATACTATTTTAAAAACTTTCCCATACGAAGAATGTACGATCAGAATGTTATTGGATCACCGTACAGGAATGCGTAATTATGCCTATTTTACAGATCGCGATAAATCGATCTGGGACAGACATAATCAATTGACCAATAAAGATATCTTGGATATTCTGGCAACAAAAGATATTGGTTTAGAATCTAGAACTGGAACTCGTTTTAGCTATTGCAATACCAATTATGCAATGCTGGCGCTTATTATTGAAAAAATTACAGGTTTAAGTTATAAAGAAGCAATGTCTCAAATGATTTTTAAGCCTCTTGGAATGACTCATACTTATGTTTTTGATGACGATAAAGACAGAAAGAAAATTGTTCCTTCATATAAAGGTAACGGTGTAGAAATCGGTTTTGATTATTTGGATAATGTCTATGGCGATAAAAATGTTTTTTCTACAGCAAGAGATCTTTTAAAATTTGATCGTGCAAGACAATCACCAGATTTTCTAAAACCTGAATTGCTGAAGCAAGTATACACAGGTTACAGCAACGAACGCAAAGGAACTAAGAATTATGGCCTTGGAATTAGAATGATTAATTGGGAAACAGGACAGAATTTCTATTTCCATAACGGCTGGTGGCACGGAAACACCTCATCTTACATTACTTTGATGAAAGAAGGAGTTACGATTATTGCATTATCTAATAAGATGACAAGAAACACTTATGCAGTTCGCAAACTAGCTCCTGTTTTTGGAGATTACCCTTTTAATTTTAAAGACGAAGAATAA
- the fumC gene encoding class II fumarate hydratase, with amino-acid sequence MKYRIEKDTMGEVQVPADKYWGAQTERSRNNFKIGPAASMPKEIIEGFAYLKKAAAYANYDLGVLPIEKRDAIAAVCDEILEGKLDDQFPLVIWQTGSGTQSNMNVNEVIANRAQVLKCFEIGEGEQFIKANDDVNKSQSSNDTFPTGMHIAAYKMVVETTIPGVEKLHATLAKKAAEYKDVVKIGRTHLMDATPLTLGQEISGYAAQLAFGLKALKNTLAHLSEIALGGTAVGTGLNTPKGYDVKVAEYIAKFTKHPFITAENKFEALAAHDAIVETHGALKQLAVSLNKIANDVRMLASGPRSGIGEIHIPENEPGSSIMPGKVNPTQCEALTMVCAQVIGNDMAIAVGGMQGHYELNVFKPVMAANFLQSAQLLGDACVSFDEHCAQGIEPNHKRIKELVDNSLMLVTALNTKIGYYKAAEIAQTAHKNGTTLKEEAVRLGYVTPEDFDAWVKPEDMV; translated from the coding sequence ATGAAATACAGAATAGAAAAAGACACCATGGGCGAAGTTCAAGTCCCAGCCGATAAATATTGGGGTGCACAAACAGAACGTTCCAGAAATAATTTCAAAATCGGACCAGCGGCATCTATGCCAAAAGAAATCATTGAAGGTTTTGCCTATCTAAAAAAAGCTGCCGCTTATGCTAATTATGATTTAGGCGTTCTGCCAATAGAAAAAAGAGATGCCATTGCAGCCGTTTGCGACGAAATCCTTGAAGGCAAACTAGACGATCAATTTCCTCTTGTAATCTGGCAAACAGGTTCTGGCACACAAAGCAATATGAATGTAAATGAAGTAATTGCCAACCGTGCTCAAGTTCTTAAATGTTTTGAAATTGGCGAAGGCGAACAATTCATAAAAGCCAATGATGATGTAAATAAATCCCAATCATCAAATGATACTTTCCCAACTGGAATGCACATTGCGGCTTACAAAATGGTGGTAGAAACTACTATTCCTGGAGTCGAAAAACTTCATGCTACTTTAGCAAAAAAAGCAGCCGAATACAAAGACGTTGTTAAAATCGGCCGTACACACTTAATGGATGCAACACCCTTAACGCTTGGTCAAGAAATTTCAGGTTACGCCGCTCAATTAGCTTTCGGATTAAAAGCTTTAAAAAATACTTTAGCTCATTTATCTGAAATTGCTCTTGGAGGAACAGCTGTCGGAACAGGGCTAAACACGCCAAAAGGTTACGATGTAAAAGTTGCCGAATATATTGCAAAATTCACCAAACATCCTTTTATAACAGCGGAAAACAAGTTTGAAGCGCTTGCCGCACACGATGCGATCGTAGAAACACATGGAGCCTTAAAACAATTGGCTGTTTCATTAAATAAAATTGCCAATGATGTTAGAATGTTAGCTTCTGGTCCACGTTCTGGAATTGGCGAAATTCATATTCCTGAAAACGAGCCAGGTTCTTCTATTATGCCTGGAAAAGTAAACCCAACACAATGTGAAGCTTTAACTATGGTTTGTGCACAAGTCATTGGAAACGATATGGCAATTGCTGTTGGAGGAATGCAAGGTCACTACGAACTAAATGTTTTCAAACCTGTAATGGCAGCTAACTTTTTACAATCGGCGCAATTACTTGGCGATGCTTGTGTTTCTTTTGATGAACATTGCGCCCAAGGAATCGAACCAAATCATAAACGCATCAAAGAATTAGTAGACAATTCGTTAATGCTCGTTACCGCTTTAAACACTAAAATTGGTTATTACAAAGCAGCAGAAATCGCTCAAACCGCTCATAAAAACGGAACGACTCTTAAAGAAGAAGCTGTTCGTTTGGGTTATGTAACACCAGAAGATTTTGATGCTTGGGTAAAACCTGAGGATATGGTTTAA
- a CDS encoding AMP-binding protein: MQNLTHNKVHNYFKLNGYHLNAKDLCQIAYSYIKEGDAYEQSIGEFFLDWFDKKDYIEMTTSGTTGLPKLVKLRKQSMIQSALATGDFFGLEPGDKALLCLPTQFIAGKMMLVRSLILGLELDVVSPSLHPLQFNTTTYDFVAMVPLQVQNSIEGLSKVRKLIIGGAKLDSALEEKLLPLKTEIYETYGMTETITHIAAKRLGDSVFSILPNVKISQDDRQCLVINVASISDEPIVTNDLVELVNEQQFKFLGRIDNVINSGGVKLIPEQIEAKLIGKIANRFFVTGLPDTTLGEKLILVVEGEKQEFAPDFFDVLGKYEKPKEIVFVSKFKENENGKLLRKPTLQE, from the coding sequence ATGCAAAACTTAACTCACAATAAAGTTCACAATTATTTCAAATTAAATGGATATCATTTAAATGCAAAAGATTTGTGTCAAATCGCTTATAGTTACATAAAAGAAGGTGATGCTTACGAACAATCCATTGGAGAATTCTTTTTGGATTGGTTTGATAAAAAGGATTATATCGAGATGACGACTTCTGGAACAACAGGGCTTCCAAAACTAGTTAAATTAAGGAAACAATCCATGATCCAGTCAGCTTTGGCAACAGGTGATTTTTTTGGTTTAGAACCAGGAGATAAAGCCTTACTGTGTCTGCCGACTCAATTTATAGCAGGGAAGATGATGCTGGTGAGAAGTTTAATTTTAGGATTGGAATTAGATGTGGTTTCACCAAGTTTGCATCCATTGCAATTTAATACAACAACATACGATTTTGTGGCAATGGTGCCGCTTCAAGTTCAGAACTCTATAGAAGGACTTTCTAAAGTGCGAAAACTAATTATAGGAGGAGCAAAATTAGATTCGGCTCTTGAAGAAAAATTATTACCTCTTAAAACAGAAATTTACGAAACATACGGAATGACCGAAACTATCACTCATATCGCTGCAAAACGTTTAGGTGATTCTGTTTTTTCTATTCTTCCAAATGTGAAAATCTCCCAAGACGATCGTCAGTGCTTGGTTATTAATGTCGCCTCTATTTCTGATGAGCCAATTGTAACGAATGATTTGGTGGAATTAGTAAATGAACAGCAATTTAAGTTTTTAGGTCGAATTGATAACGTAATCAATAGTGGAGGAGTGAAGCTGATTCCAGAACAGATTGAAGCTAAGTTGATTGGGAAAATTGCCAACAGGTTTTTTGTAACAGGACTTCCAGATACCACTTTGGGAGAAAAATTGATTTTGGTTGTGGAAGGGGAAAAACAAGAATTTGCTCCTGATTTTTTCGATGTTTTAGGGAAGTACGAAAAACCAAAAGAAATTGTTTTTGTTTCTAAATTCAAAGAAAACGAAAACGGAAAATTACTTCGTAAACCTACTTTGCAAGAGTAA
- the arsC gene encoding arsenate reductase (glutaredoxin) (This arsenate reductase requires both glutathione and glutaredoxin to convert arsenate to arsenite, after which the efflux transporter formed by ArsA and ArsB can extrude the arsenite from the cell, providing resistance.), whose translation MIQIYHNPRCGKSRNCLAFIEKSNQDFEIIPYLTETPSFDQLKTLLGQLNLEPIQLIRTKEKIWIENFKGKTLSDDEIINAMVENPILIERPIVVKDGKAIIGRDPELVASFLD comes from the coding sequence ATGATACAAATCTACCACAATCCGAGATGCGGAAAATCGAGAAATTGCCTTGCTTTTATTGAAAAGTCGAATCAGGATTTTGAAATCATACCTTACTTAACTGAAACTCCATCTTTTGACCAGTTAAAAACATTATTGGGACAGTTAAATCTTGAACCAATCCAGCTGATTAGAACCAAAGAAAAAATCTGGATTGAAAATTTTAAAGGCAAAACTTTAAGTGACGATGAGATTATCAATGCCATGGTAGAAAATCCTATTTTAATCGAGCGTCCAATTGTTGTAAAAGACGGAAAAGCGATCATTGGCCGCGATCCAGAACTTGTTGCTTCTTTTTTAGATTGA
- a CDS encoding NAD(P)-dependent oxidoreductase has translation MKFGIIKERKNPPDRRVVFSPNELTRLKQLYHDASVKVESSDIRIFSDDDYKNMGITVTDDVSDCDVLFGVKEVPVDDLIPNKAYFFFSHTIKKQPHNRKLLQAILEKNIDLYDHETIVNEHDHRLIGFGKYAGMVGVYNGIRAFGIKFELFKLPKAESLSGKEDLIKHLKRITMPALKFVVTGTGKVGSGAKEILDAIKVKEITIDNYLTKKYAQAVYVQLDVLEYNKRKDGQVLDFIDFVNHPEEYESDFERFTKVSDIYFAGHFHANNAPMILTKEMLNASDCKLKVVADISCDVNGPIACTVRSSTIEEPLYGYFPLEDREVDFFHPAAVAVMAVDNLPCEIPKDASEGFGEQFMEHVIPAFFNGDKDGILKRAKITENGKLTERFSYLQDYVNNG, from the coding sequence ATGAAATTTGGAATTATAAAAGAGAGAAAAAACCCGCCTGATAGAAGAGTAGTTTTTTCTCCAAATGAATTGACAAGATTAAAACAGCTTTATCACGATGCTTCTGTAAAAGTTGAAAGTTCTGATATTAGAATATTTTCTGACGATGATTATAAAAATATGGGAATTACGGTCACTGATGATGTATCTGACTGTGATGTTTTATTTGGTGTAAAAGAAGTTCCTGTAGACGATTTGATTCCAAACAAAGCTTATTTCTTTTTTTCTCATACGATTAAAAAACAACCTCATAACAGAAAACTGCTTCAGGCGATCTTAGAAAAAAATATCGATTTGTATGATCATGAAACGATTGTAAACGAACACGATCATCGTTTAATTGGTTTCGGAAAATATGCTGGTATGGTTGGGGTTTATAATGGAATTCGTGCATTTGGAATTAAATTTGAATTGTTTAAACTTCCGAAAGCAGAGTCACTTTCTGGAAAAGAAGATTTGATAAAGCATTTAAAACGCATTACAATGCCTGCTTTAAAATTTGTTGTTACAGGAACAGGAAAGGTTGGGAGTGGGGCAAAAGAAATTTTGGATGCTATAAAAGTGAAAGAAATTACGATTGATAATTATTTGACTAAAAAATATGCTCAAGCGGTTTACGTTCAGTTGGATGTTTTGGAATATAACAAAAGAAAAGACGGTCAGGTTTTAGATTTTATAGATTTTGTGAATCATCCTGAAGAATATGAATCTGATTTTGAAAGATTTACGAAGGTTTCGGATATTTATTTCGCTGGGCATTTTCATGCTAATAATGCTCCAATGATTTTGACAAAAGAAATGCTGAATGCAAGCGATTGCAAATTGAAAGTGGTGGCAGATATTTCTTGTGATGTTAACGGACCGATAGCTTGTACAGTTCGTTCATCTACAATTGAAGAGCCGTTATACGGGTATTTTCCATTAGAAGATCGTGAAGTTGATTTCTTCCATCCTGCAGCTGTTGCTGTAATGGCGGTAGATAATCTACCTTGCGAAATTCCAAAAGATGCCAGCGAAGGTTTCGGAGAGCAATTTATGGAACACGTAATTCCGGCTTTCTTCAATGGTGATAAAGACGGAATCTTAAAACGTGCCAAAATCACTGAGAATGGAAAATTGACGGAAAGATTCAGTTATTTACAGGATTACGTTAATAATGGTTAA
- a CDS encoding CPBP family intramembrane glutamic endopeptidase — translation MFLEQGIKPENKFWKYLLGSVFIISASFIGQIPITAAVFYKTFRDHIAFPTTNEGVMKMFESNTTLFLVMISFIFAFAGIYFVVKYMHHQTLLSVTTSRSKVDWKRIWFSFFLWSFFSVLSFLFVYLRSPEQFVLQFKLVPFLILAVLGCVLIPIQTSTEEYVFRGYLMQGFANLAQNRWFPLLMTSLIFGSMHWTNPEVEKMGSIIMIYYIGTGLFLGVITLMDEGMELALGFHAANNLVGALLVTSDWTVFQTNSIFKDLSEPSAGIDVILPVVVIYPILLFIFSKKYGWTNWKEKLTGKISNVELNA, via the coding sequence ATGTTTTTAGAGCAAGGGATTAAACCCGAAAACAAATTTTGGAAATATCTTTTAGGGTCAGTCTTTATTATTTCGGCCTCTTTTATAGGGCAAATTCCAATTACTGCAGCTGTATTTTATAAAACATTTAGAGATCATATTGCTTTTCCAACTACAAATGAAGGAGTGATGAAAATGTTTGAAAGCAATACAACTCTTTTTCTAGTAATGATTTCTTTTATTTTTGCCTTTGCAGGAATTTATTTTGTGGTAAAATATATGCACCATCAAACTCTCTTGTCGGTGACAACATCAAGATCTAAAGTAGATTGGAAAAGAATCTGGTTTTCTTTCTTTTTATGGTCATTTTTCTCAGTGCTCAGTTTTTTGTTTGTATATTTAAGATCTCCAGAGCAGTTTGTGTTGCAGTTTAAATTAGTACCATTTTTGATATTAGCAGTTTTAGGATGTGTTTTAATTCCGATTCAAACTTCTACTGAAGAATATGTTTTTAGGGGATATTTAATGCAGGGATTTGCCAATTTAGCTCAGAATAGATGGTTTCCGCTCCTAATGACTTCTCTTATATTTGGCTCTATGCACTGGACCAATCCAGAAGTCGAAAAAATGGGAAGTATTATCATGATTTATTATATAGGAACTGGATTATTTTTAGGGGTTATCACTTTGATGGACGAAGGAATGGAATTAGCACTTGGATTTCATGCTGCTAACAATCTTGTTGGAGCATTATTGGTTACTTCAGATTGGACCGTTTTTCAAACGAATTCTATATTTAAAGATCTTTCAGAACCTTCGGCAGGAATTGATGTAATTCTGCCAGTTGTTGTTATTTACCCAATCCTGCTTTTTATTTTTAGTAAAAAATATGGCTGGACCAATTGGAAAGAAAAACTAACAGGAAAAATTAGTAATGTCGAATTAAATGCTTAA
- a CDS encoding TonB-dependent receptor domain-containing protein, which translates to MKKIKFAVLLVFLFTSFYNYSQQGPGGRPKVKVTGKVFEKVSKQPLEYATISLTKPNDTKVVAGGITNPKGEFEVAVAPGTYDIKVEFISFKSTEIKQKSIQDDTNLGVVNLSEDAAQLNEVVVRAEKSTVEIKLDKKVYNVGQDMIVKGGSVSDVLDNVPSVSVDTEGNVSLRGSDNIRILIDGRPSQAINVAEALRQLPADAIDKVEVITNPSARYDAEGGSGIINIILKKGKNQGFNGTFIASTGLPETYGASANLNYKTEKLNYFTTAGYNYRTTEGAGKTNSEYFDQNEVTKSYLDENRDTKRVRNGFNERAGVEWTLTPSTFWTNAINYQKNTGDDRDLINYYNYDAAHNYTGTSYRLNDADTGSENFEYTSNLIKNFNDKGHKLTADLSISRNTDDSNSTITASPNFNNTLNDQVQKQVLFQADYVLPLGKGGQFEAGYKGSFGDLNNEYYVTTIENNVPVKDPNLSNTLEYKENINALYTQYGFKANKFSYLFGLRWEDTDIHVNLLDNNNFNTKKYNNLFPSAFISYEISDQSNFSASYSKRLSRPRGRFMNPAVNYASNINIFQGNPDLDPSLTDKYDIGYIKKWDKVTFNTSAYFEDTKDVFSFVRSPTGDYVTADGEVVTPAPGEVVDGTPVIKSQPINLGREQKFGFEFTFNYTPYKWWKLNSNFNFFNVKTTGEHSYIDTQGNTIVQDLDNQATSWFARVNSKVTLPYKIDWQLTAMYNGEQKTAQGKNLGQFGMNTALSKDVMKDKATIAFNISDVFNSRKMRSYTYLDGVTSYSEFQFRKRQFNLSFTYRFNKPKSERDKNAQPRNDGGGDGGGDFPG; encoded by the coding sequence ATGAAAAAAATCAAATTTGCTGTATTACTTGTATTCTTGTTTACAAGTTTTTACAATTATTCTCAACAAGGTCCGGGTGGCAGACCCAAAGTAAAAGTCACTGGAAAAGTTTTCGAGAAAGTAAGCAAACAACCATTAGAATACGCTACAATTTCGCTTACCAAACCAAATGACACAAAAGTTGTTGCTGGTGGTATCACAAACCCAAAAGGAGAATTTGAAGTTGCGGTTGCACCCGGAACTTACGATATAAAAGTGGAATTTATTTCATTCAAATCTACTGAAATTAAGCAAAAAAGTATTCAGGATGACACCAATTTAGGTGTTGTAAACCTATCTGAAGATGCTGCACAACTAAACGAAGTTGTAGTTCGTGCTGAAAAATCGACAGTCGAAATTAAACTGGACAAAAAAGTGTACAACGTTGGTCAAGACATGATCGTAAAAGGCGGAAGCGTGAGCGATGTTTTAGACAATGTTCCTTCTGTTTCTGTTGATACTGAAGGAAATGTAAGTTTAAGAGGAAGCGACAATATTCGTATTTTAATTGACGGAAGACCTTCACAGGCAATTAACGTTGCAGAAGCTTTGAGACAACTTCCGGCAGATGCCATTGATAAAGTAGAAGTAATTACAAATCCATCAGCACGTTATGATGCAGAAGGTGGATCTGGAATTATCAATATCATTCTTAAAAAAGGTAAAAATCAAGGTTTTAACGGAACTTTTATTGCCTCGACTGGTTTACCAGAAACGTATGGCGCAAGTGCCAACTTAAACTATAAAACTGAAAAGTTAAACTATTTCACAACTGCTGGTTACAACTATAGAACTACTGAAGGAGCTGGTAAAACAAACTCAGAATATTTTGATCAAAACGAAGTAACAAAAAGCTATTTAGACGAAAACCGTGATACAAAACGTGTCAGAAACGGATTTAACGAACGAGCTGGTGTTGAATGGACACTGACTCCTTCTACATTTTGGACAAATGCCATCAATTACCAAAAAAATACTGGTGATGATAGAGATTTGATCAATTATTACAACTACGATGCTGCACATAATTACACTGGAACATCGTATCGTTTAAATGACGCAGATACTGGAAGTGAAAACTTTGAGTACACTTCGAACTTGATTAAAAATTTCAACGATAAAGGACATAAACTTACTGCAGATCTTTCTATTTCAAGAAATACAGATGACAGCAATAGTACCATTACAGCTTCACCTAATTTCAATAATACGCTAAACGATCAGGTACAAAAACAAGTATTATTTCAGGCCGATTATGTTCTTCCATTAGGTAAAGGTGGGCAATTTGAAGCGGGTTACAAAGGAAGTTTTGGAGATTTGAATAATGAATATTATGTAACTACTATCGAAAATAATGTTCCAGTAAAAGATCCTAATCTATCAAACACATTAGAATACAAAGAAAATATCAATGCCCTTTACACTCAATATGGCTTCAAAGCAAACAAATTCTCTTATTTATTTGGTTTAAGATGGGAAGACACAGATATTCATGTAAACTTGCTAGACAACAATAATTTCAATACTAAGAAATACAACAACTTGTTTCCAAGTGCTTTTATTAGTTACGAAATCTCAGATCAAAGCAATTTTTCGGCAAGTTATAGCAAACGTTTATCTAGACCAAGAGGACGTTTCATGAACCCTGCTGTAAATTATGCGAGTAATATTAATATTTTTCAAGGAAATCCAGATTTAGATCCTTCTTTAACAGATAAATATGACATTGGTTATATCAAAAAATGGGATAAAGTAACCTTCAATACATCTGCTTATTTTGAAGACACAAAAGACGTTTTCAGCTTTGTAAGATCTCCTACCGGCGATTATGTAACTGCTGATGGTGAAGTGGTAACGCCTGCGCCAGGTGAGGTAGTTGACGGTACTCCAGTAATCAAAAGTCAGCCTATTAACTTAGGAAGAGAACAAAAATTTGGTTTCGAATTCACATTCAATTACACTCCGTATAAATGGTGGAAGTTAAACAGTAACTTCAATTTCTTTAATGTAAAAACTACAGGAGAGCATAGTTACATAGATACGCAAGGAAATACTATAGTTCAAGATTTAGACAATCAGGCTACATCTTGGTTTGCAAGAGTAAACTCTAAAGTTACTTTACCATATAAAATTGACTGGCAATTGACAGCAATGTACAACGGAGAGCAAAAAACAGCTCAAGGTAAAAACCTAGGGCAATTTGGAATGAATACTGCTTTAAGCAAAGATGTTATGAAAGATAAAGCTACTATTGCTTTCAACATTAGCGACGTATTCAATTCAAGAAAAATGAGATCTTACACTTATTTAGATGGAGTGACTTCGTATAGCGAATTCCAATTCCGTAAACGTCAATTCAATTTATCATTCACTTACCGTTTCAACAAACCAAAGAGCGAAAGAGATAAAAATGCACAGCCAAGAAATGACGGCGGTGGAGACGGCGGTGGAGATTTTCCGGGATAA
- a CDS encoding RsmB/NOP family class I SAM-dependent RNA methyltransferase, which translates to MRLHRNLVYTTIDSLNAIFNEGEYADKVVARALKKDKRWGSSDRKFVAETIYEIVRWKRLYAEIAEVKEPYDRDNLWRMFAVWAVLRGYPIPDWRQLEGTPERKIKGRFDELSKTRAIKESIPDWMDELGVKELGEKVWAKEIAAQNQPAKVILRTNTLKGTKESLRNTLMDLNIETEYLKDQPEALVLKERANVFLTDAFKQGLFEVQDANSQLVAGFLDVKPGMRVVDTCAGAGGKTLHMASLMENKGQLIAMDLYESKLKQLKLRAKRNGAFNIEYRIIDSTKVIKKLHEKADRVLIDAPCSGLGVLKRNPDSKWKLQPEFIDNIRKVQSEVLENYSKIVKPGGKLVYATCSVLPSENQEQVEKFLKTEIGKQFTFIEDRKMLASESGFDGFYMALLERKK; encoded by the coding sequence ATGAGATTACACAGAAATTTAGTTTATACTACCATTGACTCTTTAAATGCAATTTTCAACGAAGGAGAATATGCCGATAAAGTGGTAGCTAGAGCATTAAAAAAAGACAAACGTTGGGGAAGTTCTGACAGGAAGTTTGTTGCTGAAACCATATACGAAATTGTTCGCTGGAAACGATTATACGCTGAAATTGCCGAAGTAAAAGAACCTTATGACAGAGACAATCTATGGAGAATGTTTGCGGTTTGGGCTGTTTTACGCGGTTATCCAATTCCAGATTGGAGACAATTGGAAGGAACTCCTGAAAGAAAAATTAAAGGTCGTTTTGACGAATTATCTAAAACTAGAGCCATCAAAGAATCTATTCCAGATTGGATGGATGAATTGGGTGTGAAAGAACTTGGAGAAAAAGTTTGGGCAAAAGAAATTGCAGCTCAAAATCAGCCTGCAAAAGTTATTCTTAGAACCAACACTTTAAAAGGTACTAAAGAAAGTCTTCGCAATACTTTAATGGACTTAAATATTGAAACTGAATATTTAAAAGACCAGCCAGAAGCTCTTGTTTTAAAAGAAAGAGCCAATGTATTTTTGACAGATGCTTTTAAACAAGGTTTATTTGAAGTTCAAGATGCCAACTCTCAACTAGTTGCAGGATTTTTGGATGTAAAACCAGGAATGCGTGTTGTAGATACTTGCGCTGGAGCGGGCGGAAAAACATTGCACATGGCTTCTTTAATGGAAAATAAAGGACAATTGATTGCAATGGACTTGTACGAAAGTAAATTGAAGCAATTGAAATTAAGAGCAAAAAGAAATGGCGCTTTTAATATTGAATATCGCATTATCGACAGCACAAAAGTGATTAAAAAATTACACGAAAAAGCTGATCGCGTTTTAATTGATGCACCTTGTAGCGGATTAGGAGTTTTGAAAAGAAACCCTGATTCTAAATGGAAATTACAACCTGAATTTATCGATAACATTCGTAAAGTTCAGAGTGAAGTTTTAGAAAACTATTCTAAAATTGTAAAACCGGGCGGAAAATTAGTTTATGCAACTTGTTCAGTTCTTCCATCAGAGAACCAAGAGCAAGTAGAAAAGTTCTTAAAAACAGAAATCGGAAAACAATTTACTTTTATTGAAGACCGTAAAATGTTAGCTTCAGAATCTGGTTTTGACGGATTCTATATGGCACTACTGGAACGTAAAAAATAG